In the genome of Montipora foliosa isolate CH-2021 chromosome 3, ASM3666993v2, whole genome shotgun sequence, one region contains:
- the LOC137996127 gene encoding uncharacterized protein, whose product MFIVSYGETRKPDVYVKTVLTFGDKPAPAMAQTALRKTVEGSKITHPKVAEVVTKNAYMDDICDSVDTVMEAKQQTEDIDTVLEKVGFKVKGWISNKPLRSPSQNEKREMETMFQGSIEENVLGITWNNQSDTLSFKVNFELISRIIEAEQRQPKIKLTKRLLLSQIARIYDPVGFAAAFLIRAKIGMQVLWQTGVDWDEEPPPTIHYKWIELFKEMKELSKITFQRSLCCANATKPPMLCVFSDASQDAFETCAYIRQRTNGDKYQVRLIAAKSRDAPLKQLSIPRLELQAAVLASRLAKKIEQESRLQFKSVKLFTDSSITLVWLQSPSRSFKPFVSSRVGEIQSFEP is encoded by the coding sequence ATGTTCATCGTTTCTTATGGAGAAACCCGCAAACCAGATGTGTATGTCAAAACTGTGCTCACCTTTGGTGATAAACCGGCTCCAGCGATGGCACAGACAGCACTGAGGAAAACGGTAGAAGGAAGCAAGATCACCCACCCTAAGGTAGCCGAAGTCGTAACGAAAAACGCTTATATGGACGATATTTGCGATTCTGTTGACACAGTAATGgaagcaaaacagcaaactgAGGATATAGACACCGTTTTAGAGAAAGTTGGTTTCAAAGTTAAAGGTTGGATCTCCAACAAGCCCTTAAGAAGCCCAAGTCAGAATGAGAAGAGGGAAATGGAAACGATGTTTCAAGGATCAATTGAAGAGAATGTTCTGGGCATTACGTGGAACAATCAGTCAGACACGTTATCGTTCAAGGTGAACTTTGAACTAATAAGCCGAATTATAGAAGCTGAACAACGACAACCCAAGATTAAGTTAACGAAGAGATTGTTACTAAGTCAGATCGCTCGGATCTACGATCCCGTTGGATTCGCCGCGGCATTCCTTATAAGGGCCAAGATTGGAATGCAAGTTCTTTGGCAAACTGGAGTCGACTGGGACGAAGAACCCCCGCCTACGATCCATTACAAGTGGATCGAACTGTTCAAAGAGATGAAGGAGCTTAGCAAGATAACCTTTCAGAGAAGTTTGTGCTGTGCGAATGCAACCAAACCGCCAATGCTGTGCGTATTCTCAGATGCGTCACAAGATGCCTTTGAAACTTGTGCATACATCCGCCAGAGAACAAATGGTGACAAGTACCAGGTCAGATTGATTGCAGCGAAGTCACGAGACGCACCCTTGAAACAATTAAGTATACCGCGATTGGAACTACAGGCCGCAGTCCTCGCTTCCCGTCTAGCCAAGAAAATAGAGCAAGAGTCCAGGCTACAATTCAAATCCGTGAAGCTTTTCACTGATAGTTCGATAACGCTTGTTTGGCTACAAAGCCCTTCACGTAGCTTCAAGCCATTTGTGTCCTCGCGTGTCGGAGAAATCCAGAGCTTTGAACCTTGA